In uncultured Cohaesibacter sp., a genomic segment contains:
- the trxB gene encoding thioredoxin-disulfide reductase — MHSKVLIIGSGPAGYTAAIYAARAMLEPTLVAGMQEGGQLTITTELENYPGFAEEIQGPWLMEQMKAQARNVGTNLISDIITEVDFSSRPFKAKGDSGTDYTADSVIIATGAQARWLGLESEDKFKGFGISACATCDGFFYRGKEVLVIGGGNTAVEEALYLTHHASKVTVIHRRNEFRAEKILQNRLEKNPKIDVIWDTVVEDFIGKEGFPPSVTGVKLRNVKTGEVSERMTDGIFVAIGHAPAVELFRDSLKMKKNGYLWTAPDSTATSIPGVFAAGDVTDDKYRQAVTAAGMGCMAALEAERFLAEQEDAE, encoded by the coding sequence ATGCATAGCAAAGTCTTGATCATTGGTTCTGGACCGGCTGGCTACACTGCCGCCATTTACGCTGCCCGCGCCATGCTTGAGCCAACACTCGTTGCCGGCATGCAGGAAGGTGGTCAGCTGACCATTACCACCGAGCTGGAAAACTATCCCGGATTTGCCGAGGAAATTCAGGGCCCATGGCTGATGGAGCAGATGAAGGCGCAGGCCAGGAATGTCGGCACCAACCTGATCTCCGACATCATCACCGAGGTCGATTTCTCCTCCCGCCCCTTCAAGGCAAAGGGCGACTCCGGCACCGACTATACCGCCGACAGCGTAATCATCGCCACAGGTGCCCAGGCACGCTGGCTTGGGCTTGAAAGTGAAGACAAATTCAAGGGCTTCGGCATTTCCGCCTGCGCCACATGCGACGGCTTTTTCTATCGCGGCAAGGAAGTTCTGGTGATCGGCGGCGGCAATACGGCCGTCGAAGAGGCCCTTTATCTGACCCACCACGCGAGCAAGGTGACCGTCATTCACCGCCGCAATGAATTCCGCGCCGAAAAGATCCTGCAGAACCGTCTTGAGAAGAACCCCAAGATTGACGTCATCTGGGACACTGTCGTCGAAGACTTCATCGGCAAGGAAGGTTTCCCGCCGAGCGTGACCGGCGTCAAGCTGCGCAACGTCAAGACCGGCGAAGTGTCCGAGCGGATGACCGACGGCATCTTCGTGGCCATCGGCCATGCCCCGGCTGTCGAGCTGTTCAGGGACAGTCTGAAAATGAAGAAAAACGGCTATCTCTGGACGGCCCCTGATTCGACAGCAACGTCGATTCCGGGCGTTTTTGCAGCTGGAGACGTCACCGACGACAAGTATCGGCAGGCCGTAACGGCAGCCGGTATGGGCTGCATGGCCGCTCTGGAAGCCGAACGCTTCCTTGCAGAACAAGAAGACGCTGAATAA
- a CDS encoding GatB/YqeY domain-containing protein: MREQITESLTGAIKAQDKRRMATLRLVTAAIKDRDVEARGQGRERVSEEEVLQILAKMIKQREESIRIYDEAGRHELAQQEREEADIIREFLPQQMGEEEVAETCAKAVEELEADGLRDMGKVMNHLKATYPGQMDFGKASCIVKSMLL, encoded by the coding sequence ATGCGTGAGCAGATTACTGAAAGCCTGACAGGGGCAATCAAGGCTCAGGACAAACGCCGTATGGCGACCCTGCGTCTGGTGACCGCCGCTATCAAGGACCGAGATGTTGAGGCTCGCGGACAAGGCAGAGAACGGGTGTCGGAAGAAGAGGTGCTGCAGATTCTCGCCAAGATGATCAAGCAGCGCGAAGAATCCATCCGTATCTATGACGAAGCCGGCCGCCATGAGCTGGCCCAGCAGGAACGGGAAGAAGCCGATATCATTCGCGAGTTCCTGCCCCAGCAGATGGGCGAGGAAGAAGTGGCGGAAACCTGCGCCAAGGCGGTCGAGGAGCTCGAGGCCGACGGCCTGCGGGACATGGGCAAGGTGATGAACCACCTCAAGGCCACCTATCCCGGCCAGATGGATTTCGGCAAGGCAAGCTGCATCGTCAAGAGCATGTTGCTCTAG
- a CDS encoding neutral zinc metallopeptidase — protein MRWRGRRESDNVEDRRGQSGGGFSRSGMRLPIGRGGGRPSLIVLVVIGGVLWMMGVSPSTILSLLLGGGDNYTQQSQTSQQASPQRSAAEEEMASFVKVVLAETEDVWGTIFQKAGQTYPQPKLVLFSNQIRSACGSASAATGPFYCPGDQKVYIDLSFYKELKTRFEAPGDFAQAYVIAHEVGHHIQNVTGILPKFNEMRRSMSEVEANKMSIRVELQADCYAGVWGHYTNQKGLLDNGDLDEALNAATQIGDDALQKRTQGYVVPDSFNHGTSAQRKRWFAKGYDSGSVGACDTFSVANP, from the coding sequence ATGCGGTGGCGCGGACGAAGAGAGAGCGATAATGTCGAGGATCGACGGGGACAGTCCGGAGGCGGGTTTTCGCGGTCCGGGATGCGGTTGCCAATCGGTCGTGGCGGCGGGCGGCCAAGCCTGATCGTTCTGGTGGTGATTGGTGGTGTACTCTGGATGATGGGTGTCAGCCCGTCGACCATTCTTTCTCTGCTGCTTGGGGGCGGCGACAACTACACCCAGCAGAGCCAGACCTCGCAACAAGCATCGCCTCAGCGTAGCGCTGCCGAGGAGGAAATGGCCTCCTTCGTCAAGGTCGTGCTGGCCGAGACGGAAGATGTCTGGGGAACGATCTTCCAGAAGGCCGGGCAGACCTATCCGCAGCCGAAGCTAGTGCTGTTTTCCAACCAGATCCGCTCGGCCTGCGGGTCGGCATCTGCTGCGACGGGCCCCTTCTATTGTCCGGGCGACCAGAAGGTCTATATCGATCTGAGCTTCTATAAGGAGCTGAAAACCCGCTTCGAGGCGCCGGGTGATTTCGCGCAGGCCTATGTCATTGCTCACGAGGTTGGCCATCACATTCAGAATGTCACCGGCATTCTGCCCAAATTCAACGAAATGCGTCGCTCGATGAGTGAAGTCGAGGCCAACAAGATGTCGATCCGGGTGGAACTCCAGGCCGATTGCTACGCCGGGGTCTGGGGGCACTATACCAACCAGAAGGGGTTGCTCGACAACGGCGACCTCGACGAGGCCCTCAATGCGGCGACGCAAATCGGGGATGACGCCTTGCAGAAGCGAACACAGGGGTATGTCGTGCCCGACAGCTTCAACCATGGCACCTCGGCCCAGCGCAAGCGGTGGTTCGCCAAGGGCTATGACAGCGGCAGCGTGGGGGCTTGCGATACCTTTTCCGTCGCCAATCCCTGA
- the carB gene encoding carbamoyl-phosphate synthase large subunit, which translates to MPKRTDIKSILIIGAGPIIIGQACEFDYSGTQACKALREEGYRIILVNSNPATIMTDPDMADATYIEPITPEIVAKIIEKERPDALLPTMGGQTALNCALSLRKMGVLDKYNVEMIGATAEAIDKAEDRELFKEAMTKIGLDTPVSRLAHDIPEALAALEVVGLPAIIRPSFTMGGTGGGVAYNREEYLDIIETGLDASPTTEVLVEESIIGWKEFEMEVVRDKNDNCIIICSIENLDPMGVHTGDSITIAPALTLTDKEYQIMRDASLAVLREIGVETGGSNVQFSVNPANGRLIVIEMNPRVSRSSALASKATGFPIAKVAAKLAVGYTLDELANDITGGATPASFEPSIDYVVTKVPRFAFEKFPGAEPYLTTAMKSVGEVMAIGRTFQESLQKALRGLETGLTGLNEVEIEGLGQGDDKNAIRAALAKATPDRLLKIAQAIRLGVSHDQIFETCKYDRWFLEQLQGIIDMEERVRAHGLPQDAHNLRKLKSMGFSDARLAELAGTTAKKVAQHRNALSVRPAYKRIDTCAAEFASPTAYMYSTYELPFNGTVACEANPSDRKKVAILGGGPNRIGQGIEFDYCCCHACYAMSEAGYETIMINCNPETVSTDYDTSDRLYFEPLTAEDVIEILRKEQENGELVGVIVQFGGQTPLKLAQALQDADIPILGTSPDAIDLAEDRDRFQKLLHKLDLMQPRNGIAYSIEQARIVADQIGFPVVVRPSYVLGGRAMEIVRTPDAFEKYIQMTLAELVPPDVRLKYPNDKTGQINAVLARNALLFDSYLSGAIEVDVDCLCDGTNVEIAGIMEHIEEAGIHSGDSACSLPPYSLSRETQEELARQTKEMALALNVVGLMNVQFAVKEGDIYVIEVNPRASRTVPFVAKTIGKPIASIASRVMTGEPLTDFDIKHENLGHIAVKEAVFPFARFPGVDTILGPEMRSTGEVMGLDKEFPIAFAKSQLGGGTKVPSEGTAFISVKDDDKPVILPAVRRLKNVGFRIIATGGTQRYLAENGIECEKINKMLEGRPHIVDALKNGEVHLVFNTTKGAKAISDSRDLRRAALLHKVPYYTTVAGALAAAQGIEAYKKGDIEVRPLQDYFSS; encoded by the coding sequence ATGCCAAAGCGGACAGACATAAAATCCATCCTCATTATCGGTGCCGGACCTATCATCATTGGTCAGGCCTGCGAATTTGACTATTCCGGAACGCAGGCCTGCAAGGCCCTCCGAGAAGAAGGTTACCGCATCATTCTGGTCAACTCGAACCCGGCCACGATCATGACCGATCCGGACATGGCGGACGCGACCTACATCGAGCCGATCACGCCGGAAATTGTCGCCAAGATCATCGAAAAGGAACGCCCGGATGCCCTTCTGCCCACCATGGGCGGACAGACGGCTCTGAACTGCGCGCTCTCGCTACGCAAGATGGGAGTCCTCGACAAGTATAATGTGGAAATGATCGGCGCTACCGCCGAGGCCATCGACAAGGCTGAAGACCGCGAACTCTTCAAGGAAGCCATGACGAAAATCGGCCTCGACACGCCGGTGTCACGCCTTGCCCATGACATTCCCGAAGCCCTTGCGGCACTGGAAGTCGTTGGCCTGCCAGCCATCATTCGCCCGTCCTTCACCATGGGCGGCACCGGCGGCGGCGTGGCCTACAACAGGGAAGAATATCTCGACATCATCGAAACCGGTCTCGACGCCTCTCCCACCACCGAAGTGCTGGTTGAAGAGAGCATCATCGGCTGGAAGGAATTCGAGATGGAGGTCGTTCGCGACAAGAACGACAACTGCATCATCATCTGCTCGATCGAAAACCTCGATCCGATGGGCGTGCATACCGGCGACTCGATCACCATTGCGCCAGCCCTGACGCTGACCGACAAGGAATATCAGATCATGCGCGACGCCTCGCTGGCGGTTCTGCGCGAGATCGGCGTCGAGACCGGTGGTTCCAACGTGCAGTTCTCGGTCAACCCGGCCAACGGCCGCCTGATCGTCATCGAGATGAACCCGCGGGTTTCCCGGTCCTCGGCTCTTGCTTCCAAGGCCACCGGCTTCCCGATTGCCAAGGTCGCAGCCAAGCTGGCTGTCGGCTACACCCTTGATGAGCTGGCCAACGACATCACCGGCGGCGCAACCCCGGCATCCTTCGAGCCGTCCATCGACTATGTGGTCACCAAGGTGCCGCGCTTTGCCTTCGAGAAATTCCCGGGCGCAGAACCTTACCTGACCACCGCGATGAAGTCGGTTGGCGAGGTCATGGCCATTGGCCGTACCTTCCAGGAATCGCTGCAGAAGGCCCTGCGCGGCCTTGAAACCGGCCTCACCGGCCTCAACGAAGTTGAAATCGAAGGGCTTGGACAGGGCGACGACAAGAACGCCATTCGCGCCGCTCTTGCCAAGGCAACGCCGGACCGCCTGCTCAAGATCGCCCAGGCTATACGCCTTGGCGTCAGCCACGACCAGATCTTCGAGACCTGCAAATATGACCGCTGGTTCCTTGAACAGCTGCAGGGCATCATCGACATGGAAGAGCGCGTCCGCGCTCATGGCCTGCCGCAGGATGCGCACAACCTGCGCAAACTGAAGAGCATGGGCTTCTCTGATGCCCGCCTTGCAGAGCTGGCAGGCACCACCGCCAAGAAGGTAGCCCAGCACCGCAACGCCCTCTCCGTGCGTCCTGCCTACAAGCGCATAGACACCTGCGCGGCCGAGTTCGCCTCGCCGACCGCCTACATGTATTCTACCTACGAACTGCCTTTCAATGGCACCGTGGCGTGCGAAGCCAACCCCTCGGATCGCAAGAAAGTCGCCATTCTGGGCGGCGGTCCGAACCGGATCGGTCAGGGTATCGAGTTCGACTATTGCTGCTGTCATGCCTGCTATGCCATGAGTGAAGCCGGGTATGAGACCATCATGATCAACTGCAACCCGGAAACCGTTTCCACCGACTACGACACCTCCGACCGCCTCTATTTCGAGCCGTTGACCGCCGAGGACGTGATCGAGATCCTGCGCAAGGAGCAGGAAAACGGCGAACTCGTCGGCGTGATCGTGCAGTTTGGTGGCCAGACGCCGCTGAAACTGGCTCAGGCCCTGCAAGATGCCGACATTCCGATCCTTGGCACCTCTCCGGATGCCATCGACCTTGCCGAAGACCGCGACCGCTTCCAGAAGCTGCTGCACAAGCTTGACCTGATGCAGCCGCGCAACGGCATTGCCTATTCCATCGAACAGGCCCGCATCGTTGCCGACCAGATCGGCTTCCCGGTTGTCGTCCGCCCATCCTACGTGCTGGGTGGCCGCGCCATGGAAATCGTCCGCACGCCAGACGCTTTCGAGAAATACATCCAGATGACGCTGGCCGAGCTGGTGCCGCCGGATGTGCGCCTGAAATATCCGAACGACAAGACCGGCCAGATCAACGCCGTTCTGGCCCGGAACGCCTTGCTGTTCGACAGCTATCTGTCCGGCGCCATCGAAGTGGACGTTGACTGCCTGTGTGACGGCACCAACGTCGAGATCGCCGGCATCATGGAGCATATCGAGGAGGCGGGCATTCACTCCGGTGACTCCGCCTGTTCCCTGCCGCCTTACTCGCTGTCCAGAGAAACTCAGGAAGAGCTTGCCCGCCAGACCAAGGAAATGGCTCTCGCCCTCAATGTGGTTGGCCTGATGAACGTCCAGTTCGCCGTCAAGGAAGGTGACATCTATGTCATCGAGGTGAACCCGCGCGCTTCCCGTACCGTGCCGTTTGTTGCCAAGACCATCGGCAAGCCGATCGCCAGCATCGCATCACGCGTGATGACCGGCGAGCCGCTGACCGACTTCGACATCAAGCACGAGAACCTCGGCCACATCGCCGTCAAGGAAGCCGTCTTCCCGTTCGCCCGCTTCCCGGGCGTCGACACGATCCTCGGACCGGAAATGCGCTCCACCGGTGAAGTCATGGGCCTCGACAAGGAATTCCCGATTGCCTTTGCCAAGTCGCAGCTCGGTGGTGGCACCAAGGTCCCGAGCGAAGGGACTGCCTTCATTTCCGTCAAGGACGATGACAAACCCGTCATTCTGCCAGCGGTTCGCCGCCTCAAGAATGTCGGCTTCCGCATCATCGCGACCGGCGGCACCCAGCGTTATCTGGCCGAAAACGGAATTGAGTGCGAAAAAATAAATAAAATGCTTGAGGGTCGGCCTCATATCGTTGATGCTCTCAAGAATGGCGAAGTGCACCTTGTGTTCAACACCACAAAGGGCGCCAAGGCAATTTCCGACAGCCGGGATTTGCGCCGCGCAGCACTTTTGCATAAGGTACCCTATTACACGACTGTTGCGGGTGCCCTAGCGGCTGCGCAAGGGATCGAGGCTTATAAAAAGGGAGATATTGAAGTCCGGCCTTTGCAGGACTATTTCTCCTCGTAA
- a CDS encoding mitochondrial fission ELM1 family protein gives MVVASGMKLWIFSDGKAGDENQCLSVAERLGGTIEIRRVAPKAPWVWMMPHGPIPPRDRPSNPASPLHGPFPDVAIASGRRTVAYLRKLKKLSPTTLTVFLKDPRSANLNADLVWVPFHDKRRDAKTIVTLTGPTRLTSARLREARIKAPQPLLHLPTPRVALILGGDTAKEKFGEKASRRLAHYLAHDLPPNMAVMVTPSRRTPAHLTAAVRKALQNRPHWIWDEKGDNPYFSMLGLADAIITTADSHSMLSDVLATQAPVYIFEPDAYPRKLKRTIHQLLQHPFVQLLPAPLETGTRPAIDSTELIADEIRALLNPT, from the coding sequence GTGGTAGTCGCTTCAGGCATGAAACTCTGGATTTTTAGCGATGGAAAAGCGGGCGACGAGAATCAGTGCCTGAGTGTTGCCGAGCGACTGGGCGGCACGATCGAGATCCGGCGTGTTGCCCCGAAGGCACCTTGGGTCTGGATGATGCCACACGGCCCCATCCCGCCCAGAGACAGGCCATCAAACCCCGCCTCGCCGCTGCACGGCCCCTTTCCCGATGTCGCCATCGCCTCGGGCCGTAGAACCGTGGCCTATTTGCGCAAGCTCAAGAAACTGAGCCCGACAACCCTCACGGTCTTCCTCAAGGACCCGCGTTCTGCCAACCTCAATGCCGACCTTGTCTGGGTGCCTTTCCATGACAAACGCCGCGACGCCAAGACAATTGTGACCCTCACCGGCCCGACGCGGCTGACCAGCGCACGCCTCAGAGAGGCCCGCATCAAGGCACCGCAGCCCCTGCTACATTTACCAACCCCGCGGGTGGCACTCATCCTTGGCGGCGACACTGCCAAAGAGAAGTTCGGCGAGAAGGCCTCCCGGCGCCTTGCCCATTATCTGGCCCATGACCTTCCACCGAATATGGCCGTCATGGTCACGCCATCACGCCGGACACCGGCCCATTTGACGGCAGCCGTTCGCAAGGCCCTGCAAAACCGGCCTCACTGGATCTGGGACGAGAAGGGCGACAATCCCTATTTCTCGATGCTCGGCCTTGCCGACGCCATCATCACCACCGCCGATTCCCATTCCATGCTGTCAGATGTCCTTGCGACACAGGCGCCGGTTTACATCTTTGAGCCGGACGCCTATCCAAGGAAGCTGAAACGCACAATCCATCAACTGCTTCAACACCCATTCGTCCAACTTCTACCTGCCCCCCTTGAAACGGGCACCCGACCCGCCATAGATTCAACTGAACTGATAGCAGACGAAATCCGGGCGCTGCTGAATCCTACCTGA
- a CDS encoding Lrp/AsnC family transcriptional regulator: MKARLDPIDWKILKELQDDGRITNVELARRVGISAPPCLRRVRALEEAGIIKGYRAIVDEKQIGFDVTAIAMVGLHSQAEADLVAFEERVRGWSQVRECYMLSGDIDFVLRCVAPDLQAFQSFVINELTSAPNVDSVRTSLTIRLSKNAPNVPINLGD; this comes from the coding sequence TTGAAAGCAAGACTAGATCCCATTGACTGGAAGATCCTGAAAGAGCTTCAGGATGACGGTCGTATCACAAACGTAGAGCTGGCGCGCCGCGTTGGTATTTCTGCTCCTCCTTGCCTGCGCCGTGTGCGCGCTCTGGAAGAGGCCGGGATTATCAAGGGCTATCGCGCCATCGTTGATGAAAAACAAATCGGTTTTGATGTGACCGCGATCGCCATGGTAGGGCTGCACAGTCAGGCCGAGGCCGATCTGGTTGCCTTCGAGGAAAGGGTTCGTGGCTGGTCCCAGGTTCGGGAATGCTACATGCTGTCAGGGGATATCGATTTTGTCCTGCGCTGCGTTGCTCCTGATCTTCAGGCGTTCCAGTCCTTCGTCATCAATGAACTGACCTCCGCGCCCAACGTGGACAGTGTCCGGACTTCGCTCACCATCCGGCTGAGCAAGAATGCTCCGAATGTTCCGATCAATCTGGGTGACTGA
- the greA gene encoding transcription elongation factor GreA, producing MEKIPMTPAGYQALTEELRQRSGEERPRIIAAISEARAHGDLSENAEYHAAKEQQSLNEGRISELEDKLSRAEVIDVSKMSGDTIKFGATVTLVDEDTDEEKTYQIVGDVEADLKKGRISLSSPIARALIGKQVEESVEVMAPGGAKSYEILAIKYI from the coding sequence ATGGAAAAAATCCCAATGACGCCTGCTGGATATCAGGCTCTGACTGAAGAATTGAGACAGCGCAGCGGCGAAGAACGCCCGCGGATTATTGCCGCAATCTCCGAGGCCCGTGCCCATGGCGACCTCTCCGAGAATGCCGAGTATCACGCCGCCAAGGAACAGCAGAGCCTCAATGAAGGCCGCATTTCCGAACTGGAAGACAAGCTCTCTCGCGCAGAAGTCATCGATGTATCCAAGATGAGTGGCGACACCATCAAGTTTGGAGCAACGGTTACGCTGGTGGATGAGGATACCGACGAGGAAAAGACCTACCAGATCGTGGGTGATGTCGAGGCTGACCTGAAAAAGGGCAGGATCTCCCTGTCGTCCCCAATTGCCCGTGCACTTATCGGCAAGCAGGTGGAAGAATCTGTCGAGGTCATGGCTCCGGGTGGTGCCAAGTCCTACGAAATTCTCGCCATCAAATATATCTGA
- the carA gene encoding glutamine-hydrolyzing carbamoyl-phosphate synthase small subunit — translation MANPASSPAATTPAPWEDFKPTALLVLADGTVIEGQGIGAPGSAVAEVCFNTAITGYEEILTDPSYAGQIVTFTFPHIGNVGTNEEDVETIDLDNNSGVRGAVIKTDITEPSNYRATRHFDAWLKSRGIVGIAGVDTRALTALIREKGLANAVIAHSPDGKFDVEALKKEAAGWNGLVGADLAKDVTTEASFEWDQTPWVWNEGYGKLTEPDFHVVAIDFGIKRNILRLLAEQGCKLTVLPATATGEDILALKPDGVFLSNGPGDPAATGTYSVDAIKAVIEAGIPLFGICLGHQMLALALGGKTTKMHQGHHGANHPVQDKTTGKVEITSMNHGFAVDGDSLPQGIEETHVSLFDGSNCGLAVKGKPIFSVQFHPEASPGPKDSHYLFTRFTNLMRAEKGMDLVAE, via the coding sequence ATGGCTAACCCCGCTTCTTCACCGGCTGCAACGACACCGGCCCCTTGGGAAGACTTCAAACCGACCGCTCTCCTTGTTCTTGCAGATGGAACTGTCATCGAAGGTCAGGGCATCGGCGCGCCCGGTTCGGCCGTCGCAGAAGTCTGCTTCAACACCGCGATCACCGGCTACGAAGAAATCCTCACCGATCCGTCCTATGCAGGCCAGATCGTGACCTTCACCTTCCCGCACATCGGCAACGTTGGCACCAACGAGGAAGATGTTGAAACCATCGACCTTGACAACAATTCCGGCGTACGCGGCGCAGTCATCAAGACCGACATCACCGAGCCATCGAACTACCGCGCAACCCGCCATTTCGACGCCTGGCTGAAATCCCGCGGCATCGTCGGCATTGCCGGGGTTGATACCCGCGCGCTGACGGCCCTGATCCGCGAGAAGGGCCTCGCCAACGCCGTGATCGCCCATTCGCCGGACGGCAAGTTTGATGTCGAGGCCCTGAAAAAGGAAGCCGCTGGCTGGAATGGCCTTGTCGGCGCCGACCTTGCCAAGGACGTCACCACCGAAGCCTCCTTCGAGTGGGATCAGACCCCGTGGGTCTGGAACGAAGGCTATGGCAAGCTCACTGAACCTGATTTCCACGTTGTCGCCATCGATTTCGGCATCAAGCGCAACATCCTGCGTCTGCTCGCCGAACAGGGCTGCAAGCTGACGGTGCTGCCAGCAACGGCAACCGGCGAAGACATTCTGGCGCTGAAGCCGGACGGGGTGTTCCTGTCCAACGGCCCGGGCGACCCGGCAGCAACCGGCACCTATTCCGTTGACGCCATCAAGGCCGTCATTGAGGCGGGTATTCCGCTGTTTGGCATTTGCCTTGGCCATCAGATGCTGGCTCTGGCTCTCGGCGGCAAGACCACCAAGATGCATCAGGGCCACCATGGTGCCAACCACCCGGTTCAGGACAAGACCACCGGCAAGGTGGAAATCACGTCCATGAACCACGGCTTTGCAGTGGACGGCGACAGCCTGCCGCAAGGCATCGAGGAAACCCATGTTTCCCTGTTCGACGGCTCCAACTGCGGCCTCGCGGTCAAGGGCAAGCCGATCTTCTCGGTCCAGTTCCACCCGGAAGCCTCTCCGGGGCCGAAAGACAGCCACTATCTTTTCACTCGCTTCACCAACCTGATGCGCGCTGAAAAGGGCATGGACCTGGTCGCCGAATAG
- a CDS encoding helix-turn-helix transcriptional regulator, translating into MSLKQKDAADLLGLKKRMIQYYEKGNRDGKMVSIPKSVRLACYALTIGISDFDGKAFSKYDPSKYKEEEKPELPEELLPVAEEPDSAEEGSV; encoded by the coding sequence ATGAGCCTCAAACAGAAGGACGCAGCAGACTTGCTGGGCCTGAAGAAGCGCATGATTCAGTATTACGAAAAAGGCAACCGGGACGGCAAAATGGTCTCGATCCCGAAGTCCGTTCGTCTGGCATGCTATGCGTTGACGATCGGCATTTCCGATTTTGACGGCAAGGCCTTCAGCAAATATGACCCGTCCAAATACAAGGAAGAGGAAAAGCCGGAGCTCCCTGAAGAGCTGCTGCCTGTGGCCGAAGAGCCAGACTCTGCCGAAGAAGGATCCGTCTGA